One region of Persephonella sp. genomic DNA includes:
- a CDS encoding ferredoxin: MGKLKVVVDRTICEGIGPCAEETKYIELDKRHKAVILEPGKPKEEVMEKAQHVKRQEVILDLTPEEEEEIFRSAEACPVKAIFIYDPETGEQLYP; the protein is encoded by the coding sequence ATGGGCAAACTTAAAGTGGTTGTCGATAGAACAATATGTGAAGGAATAGGACCCTGTGCTGAGGAGACAAAGTATATTGAACTGGATAAAAGGCATAAAGCTGTTATCTTAGAGCCGGGCAAACCTAAAGAGGAAGTTATGGAAAAAGCCCAGCATGTCAAAAGACAGGAGGTTATACTGGATCTTACTCCAGAGGAGGAGGAGGAGATATTCAGATCAGCAGAGGCATGTCCGGTCAAAGCTATATTTATATACGATCCTGAAACAGGAGAGCAGTTATATCCCTAA